A DNA window from Nycticebus coucang isolate mNycCou1 chromosome 1, mNycCou1.pri, whole genome shotgun sequence contains the following coding sequences:
- the LOC128580651 gene encoding 60S ribosomal protein L27a-like, whose amino-acid sequence MPSRLRKTRKLQGHVSHGHGRIGKHRKHPGGRGNAGGMHHHRINFDKYHPGYFGKVGMRHYHLKRNQSYFPTVNLDKLWTLVSEQTWVNAAKNKTGVAPIIDVVRLGYYKVLGKGKLPKQPVIVKAKFFSR is encoded by the coding sequence ATGCCATCCAGATTGAGGAAGACCCGGAAGCTTCAGGGCCACGTGAGCCACGGCCATGGCCGTATCGGCAAACACAGGAAGCACCCAGGAGGCCGAGGTAATGCTGGTGGCATGCATCATCACAGGATTAACTTCGACAAATATCACCCAGGTTACTTTGGGAAAGTTGGTATGAGGCATTACCACTTAAAGAGGAACCAGAGCTACTTCCCAACTGTCAACCTTGATAAATTGTGGACACTGGTCAGTGAGCAGACATGGGTAAATGCTGCCAAAAACAAGACAGGAGTTGCTCCCATCATTGATGTAGTACGATTGGGCTACTACAAAGTTCTGGGGAAGGGAAAACTCCCAAAGCAGCCAGTCATTGTGAAGGCCAAATTCTTCAGCAGATGA